In Lycium ferocissimum isolate CSIRO_LF1 chromosome 11, AGI_CSIRO_Lferr_CH_V1, whole genome shotgun sequence, a single genomic region encodes these proteins:
- the LOC132037119 gene encoding uncharacterized protein LOC132037119, whose translation MIINSGSCANVASTTLVDFLKLPTNRHKNPYKLQWLNECGELKVTRQAIIKFTVGKYHDEVLCDVVPMQACHLLLGRPWQYDRSVNHNGRTNQYTVVHNGVKHVLNPMTPSQVGEIYNKMRELKEKGHSTLQKKNVGKGVEESSSQEEFDDVFPTELPKGLLPLRGIEHQIDFVPGSQLPNKPAYRANPNYTKEL comes from the exons ATGATCATTAATAGTGGGAGTTGTGCCAATGTTGCTAGTACCacccttgttgatttcttgaaacttcccaCCAACCGTCATAAAAACCCTTACAAACTTCAATGGCTCAATGAATGTGGTGAATTAAAGGTGACTCGGCAAGCTATCATCAAATTCACGGTTGGGAAGTATCACGATGAGGTGTTATGTGATGTTGTGCCTATGCAAGCGTGTCATCTTCTACTTGGCCGACCATGGCAATATGATAGGTCCGTCAACCATAATGGGAGAACTAACCAATACACCGTTGTCCACAATGGTGTCAAACATGTCTTGAATCCCATGACCCCCTCCCAAGTGGGTGAGATCTATAACAAaatgagggagttgaaggagaaaggtCATAGTACATTGCAAAAGAAGAATGTGGGAAAAGGAGTAGAGGAGAGTAGTTCTCAAGAG gaatttgatgatgtgttcCCAACGGAACTCCCAAAGGGGTTACTACCCTTGAGgggaattgaacaccaaattgaCTTTGTCCCGGGGTCTCAATTGCCAAACAAACCGGCTTATAGAGCCAACCCGAATTACACTAAGGAGCTTTAA